From the Trueperaceae bacterium genome, one window contains:
- a CDS encoding type II toxin-antitoxin system HicB family antitoxin, whose product MTRLKPYKGYTAEAKIDVDAGSLSGRVTGLRDVLHFEGSTVPELTNAFHEAVDDYLEWCAELGEKPERPYSGNVFVRMTPDEHKELALTAELQGTSINALVLAAIARYLDGGRDPNGDQETKVVPHRSHVEPAPTRSGRAAHR is encoded by the coding sequence ATGACGAGGCTTAAGCCGTACAAGGGTTACACCGCCGAGGCGAAGATCGACGTGGACGCCGGCTCGCTCAGCGGCCGCGTGACGGGGCTCCGCGACGTGCTCCACTTCGAAGGGAGCACCGTCCCGGAGCTGACGAACGCCTTCCACGAAGCTGTCGACGACTACCTCGAATGGTGCGCCGAACTCGGAGAGAAGCCGGAGAGGCCCTACTCCGGGAACGTCTTCGTGCGGATGACGCCGGACGAGCACAAGGAACTCGCGCTCACGGCGGAGCTGCAAGGCACGAGCATCAACGCGCTCGTGTTGGCGGCGATCGCCCGCTACCTGGACGGCGGCCGAGACCCGAACGGAGATCAAGAAACAAAGGTCGTGCCACATCGCTCACACGTCGAACCCGCCCCCACGAGGTCGGGCCGGGCCGCTCACCGCTAA
- a CDS encoding type II toxin-antitoxin system HicA family toxin, with product MRGLNSKHRKTLAQIRRTPTPTTINWVDVKSLLAALGCQITPGKGSRFRIRQRGGRKLGVHRPHPGNECSAGLIESVREFLEAIDDEA from the coding sequence GTGCGTGGTCTGAACTCCAAGCATAGGAAGACGCTCGCGCAGATCCGGCGAACACCGACGCCCACCACTATCAACTGGGTTGACGTGAAGAGCCTTCTAGCAGCGTTGGGTTGCCAGATCACGCCGGGCAAGGGGTCGCGCTTCCGGATCCGACAGCGTGGCGGGCGCAAACTCGGCGTCCACCGCCCCCACCCCGGCAACGAGTGCAGTGCCGGCTTGATCGAGAGCGTTAGGGAGTTCCTGGAGGCTATCGATGACGAGGCTTAA
- a CDS encoding DUF2384 domain-containing protein, translated as MATQAQPVTSRDAIAAIKAGLPYEAFEDLAASLGVGHSELARTISVSPRTLQRRKGEGRFQVDESDRLFRISRLMARATEVLGSSAADWLTTPKRFLGGQTPLAFADTEPGAWEVMQALGRLEHGVFL; from the coding sequence ATGGCCACGCAGGCTCAGCCCGTAACCTCGCGAGACGCGATCGCCGCCATCAAGGCCGGCTTGCCGTACGAGGCCTTCGAGGACCTCGCCGCCAGCTTGGGTGTGGGCCATAGCGAGCTCGCCAGGACGATCTCCGTGTCGCCCCGCACGCTGCAACGCCGGAAGGGCGAGGGCAGGTTCCAGGTCGACGAGTCCGACAGGCTCTTCCGCATCAGCCGGCTCATGGCGCGTGCAACGGAGGTCCTCGGGTCTTCCGCAGCGGACTGGCTCACGACCCCGAAGCGGTTCCTCGGCGGCCAGACGCCCCTCGCCTTCGCCGACACCGAGCCGGGCGCGTGGGAGGTCATGCAAGCCCTTGGTCGGCTCGAGCACGGGGTCTTCCTCTGA
- a CDS encoding tetratricopeptide repeat protein: MAEASRNSDRGSRRFAAEAAYADSIFQQAQGDVAGAIAAAELALEHDPTYAPAVLTVGSIEYQRGNDAVGRRLLLSLTALADEGDLRVVLDEAGDFLIGEGRYEDGLEFYRAATARYPDDVALLQGLCCTADHAGAFELALAAATSAVRLEPHRSALRSDLGWSLFRAGRLREAEAELQLALDLDEDNELAEENLRVCRDALAVEDAG, encoded by the coding sequence ATGGCCGAAGCGTCCAGGAACTCAGACCGAGGGAGCCGGCGTTTCGCGGCCGAGGCGGCGTACGCCGACAGCATCTTCCAGCAAGCGCAGGGCGACGTCGCCGGGGCCATCGCCGCAGCGGAACTGGCGCTCGAGCACGATCCCACTTACGCTCCCGCGGTCCTCACGGTAGGGAGCATCGAGTACCAGCGCGGTAACGACGCGGTCGGGCGGCGCCTCCTGCTGTCGCTCACGGCGCTGGCAGACGAGGGCGATCTGCGCGTGGTGCTGGACGAGGCCGGTGATTTCCTCATCGGCGAGGGCCGGTACGAGGATGGGCTGGAGTTCTACCGGGCCGCAACAGCGCGCTATCCGGACGACGTGGCGCTCCTGCAGGGCCTCTGCTGCACGGCTGACCACGCTGGGGCGTTCGAGTTGGCGTTGGCTGCGGCGACCAGCGCGGTACGGCTGGAACCTCACCGATCGGCATTGCGCAGCGACCTCGGCTGGAGCCTCTTCCGGGCCGGGAGGCTGCGGGAAGCCGAAGCGGAATTGCAGCTGGCGCTGGACCTCGACGAGGACAACGAACTCGCGGAGGAGAACCTGCGGGTGTGTCGGGATGCCCTGGCTGTGGAGGACGCCGGCTGA
- a CDS encoding RES family NAD+ phosphorylase, translating to MHARWQSTALSGDGAAMYPGRWNKPGSRMVYVADSLALAVLETLVHLEAEATEEPYVGIELSIPDGHITRLTDLPAGWKQSITATRDLGDRWLTTRRTLAAQVPSALVPDGTNLLLNPAHPSFGEVRELRRVEFHWDARLF from the coding sequence GTGCATGCCCGGTGGCAATCGACCGCGCTGTCAGGCGACGGCGCCGCCATGTACCCCGGCCGCTGGAACAAGCCGGGGAGCAGGATGGTCTACGTGGCGGATTCCCTGGCACTCGCCGTGCTCGAGACCCTCGTCCATCTGGAGGCCGAGGCAACCGAGGAGCCCTACGTCGGGATCGAGCTCTCCATACCCGACGGTCACATAACCCGGTTGACCGACCTGCCGGCTGGCTGGAAACAGAGCATCACGGCCACCCGTGACCTTGGAGACCGCTGGCTCACCACACGTCGGACGCTGGCCGCGCAGGTGCCTAGCGCCCTCGTACCCGACGGCACGAACCTGCTACTCAACCCGGCCCATCCATCGTTCGGCGAGGTCAGAGAACTGCGCCGCGTCGAGTTCCACTGGGACGCCCGCCTCTTCTGA